The following coding sequences lie in one Arabidopsis thaliana chromosome 3, partial sequence genomic window:
- the ABCB22 gene encoding ABC transporter family protein, with product MKSFGSVRSIFMHANSVDLVLMGLGLIGAVGDGFITPIIFFITGLLLNDIGDSSFGDKTFMHAIMKNAVALLYVAGASLVICFVEGYCWTRTGERQASRMREKYLRAVLRQDVGYFDLHVTSTSDVITSVSSDTLVIQDVLSEKLPNFLMSASAFVASYIVGFIMLWRLTIVGFPFFILLLIPGLMCGRALINISRKIREEYNEAGSIAEQAISLVRTVYAFGSERKMISKFSAALEGSVKLGLRQGIAKGIAIGSNGVTYAIWGFMTWYGSRMVMYHGAKGGTIFAVIICITYGGTSLGRGLSNLKYFSEAVVAGERIIEVIKRVPDIDSDNPRGQVLENIKGEVQFKHVKFMYSSRPETPIFDDLCLRIPSGKSVALVGGSGSGKSTVISLLQRFYDPIVGEILIDGVSIKKLQVKWLRSQMGLVSQEPALFATSIEENILFGKEDASFDEVVEAAKSSNAHDFISQFPLGYKTQVGERGVQMSGGQKQRISIARAIIKSPTLLLLDEATSALDSESERVVQEALDNATIGRTTIVIAHRLSTIRNVDVICVFKNGQIVETGSHEELMENVDGQYTSLVRLQIMENEESNDNVSVSMREGQFSNFNKDVKYSSRLSIQSRSSLFATSSIDTNLAGSIPKDKKPSFKRLMAMNKPEWKHALYGCLSAVLYGALHPIYAYASGSMVSVYFLTSHDEMKEKTRIYVLLFVGLAVLCFLISIIQQYSFAYMGEYLTKRIRENILSKLLTFEVSWFDEDENSSGSICSRLAKDANVVRSLVGERVSLLVQTISAVSVACTLGLAISWKLSIVMIAIQPVVVGCFYTQRIVLKSISKKAIKAQDESSKLAAEAVSNIRTITAFSSQERILKLLKMVQEGPQRENIRQSWLAGIVLATSRSLMTCTSALNYWYGARLIIDGKITSKAFFELFILFVSTGRVIADAGAMTMDLAKGSDAVGSVFAVLDRYTNIEPEKPDGFVPQNIKGQIKFVNVDFAYPTRPDVIIFKNFSIDIDEGKSTAIVGPSGSGKSTIIGLIERFYDPLKGIVKIDGRDIRSYHLRSLRQHIGLVSQEPILFAGTIRENIMYGGASDKIDESEIIEAAKAANAHDFIVTLSDGYDTYCGDRGVQLSGGQKQRIAIARAVLKNPSVLLLDEATSALDNQSERMVQDALGRLMVGRTSVVIAHRLSTIQNCDTITVLDKGKVVECGTHSSLLAKGPTGVYFSLVSLQRTRY from the exons aTGAAGAGTTTTGGAAGCGTAAGATCAATATTCATGCATGCGAACAGTGTGGATTTAGTGCTGATGGGATTAGGTTTAATCGGAGCCGTCGGTGATGGCTTCATCACtcctataatatttttcatcacCGGGCTGCTACTCAACGACATCGGTGATTCCTCATTCGGTGATAAAACCTTCATGCATGCCATCATGAAg AATGCCGTAGCTTTGCTTTATGTCGCTGGTGCATCTTTGGTGATATGTTTCGTTG aaggaTATTGCTGGACTAGGACAGGGGAGAGACAAGCATCAAGAATGAGAGAGAAGTACTTAAGAGCAGTGTTAAGACAAGATGTGGGTTACTTTGATCTTCATGTTACAAGCACTTCTGATGTTATCACCAGTGTCTCTAGTGACACCCTCGTGATCCAAGACGTCCTTAGTGAAAAG TTACCAAATTTTTTGATGAGTGCATCGGCGTTTGTCGCAAGCTACATCGTGGGTTTCATCATGCTGTGGAGACTAACAATAGTAGGTTTCCCGTTCTTTATCCTCCTCTTGATCCCTGGACTGATGTGCGGACGAGCCCTCATCAACATCTCGAGAAAAATACGTGAAGAGTATAATGAGGCTGGTTCTATTGCCGAGCAAGCCATCTCGTTGGTGCGAACCGTCTACGCATTTGGTAGTGAGAGGAAGATGATATCGAAATTCTCAGCTGCGCTTGAAGGCTCAGTGAAGCTAGGGTTGAGACAAGGAATAGCTAAAGGAATCGCCATTGGGAGCAATGGTGTCACTTACGCCATTTGGGGGTTCATGACTTGGTACGGAAGTCGGATGGTTATGTACCATGGAGCTAAAGGCGGTACTATCTTCGCAGTCATCATATGCATCACCTATGGTGGCAC ATCACTTGGTCGAGGTTTGTCGAATCTCAAATATTTCTCCGAGGCGGTTGTAGCAGGGGAAAGGATTATTGAAGTGATAAAAAGAGTTCCCGATATTGATTCGGACAACCCGAGAGGTCAAGTTCTTGAGAATATTAAAGGAGAAGTCCAGTTTAAGCATGTGAAGTTCATGTACTCATCAAGACCCGAGACACCAATCTTTGATGATTTATGTCTAAGAATCCCATCTGGTAAATCTGTTGCTCTGGTGGGTGGAAGCGGATCAGGAAAATCAACTGTGATATCGcttttacaaagattttatgACCCCATCGTAGGAGAGATTCTTATCGATGGTGTGTCTATTAAAAAGTTGCAAGTGAAATGGTTGAGATCACAAATGGGTCTAGTTAGCCAAGAGCCAGCACTCTTCGCCACATCGATAGAGGAGAACATATTATTTGGTAAAGAGGACGCATCCTTTGATGAAGTAGTGGAAGCTGCAAAGTCCTCAAATGCTCATGATTTCATTTCTCAGTTCCCTCTTGGTTACAAAACTCAG gtTGGGGAGAGAGGAGTGCAAATGTCAGGGGGTCAGAAGCAAAGGATTTCAATTGCACGTGCGATAATCAAATCACCGACACTTCTACTGCTAGACGAGGCAACAAGCGCATTAGATTCAGAATCCGAAAGAGTAGTCCAAGAAGCCTTAGACAATGCCACTATTGGTCGTACAACTATTGTTATTGCTCACCGCCTCTCTACTATTCGTAATGTTGATGTTATATGTGTATTCAAAAATGGTCAGATTGTAGAAACTGGATCACACGAAGAGCTCATGGAGAATGTAGATGGTCAATACACTTCTCTAGTCCGCTTACAAATCATGGAAAATGAAGAATCAAATGATAACGTTAGCGTAAGTATGCGAGAGGGTCAATTCTCAAATTTCAACAAAGACGTGAAGTATAGTTCAAGACTTTCTATTCAAAGTCGGTCTTCCCTTTTCGCAACTTCAAGCATTGATACAAATCTTGCTGGTTCAATTCCAAAGGATAAGAAGCCATCTTTTAAGAGATTGATGGCGATGAATAAACCAGAGTGGAAACATGCATTGTATGGTTGCTTAAGTGCAGTCTTGTATGGAGCCTTACACCCAATTTATGCATATGCTTCAggatcaatggtgtcagtgtATTTTCTAACGAGTCATGATGAGATGAAGGAGAAAACAAGGATCTATGTGTTGCTTTTCGTTGGTCTAGctgttttatgtttcttgatcAGTATCATTCAACAATATAGTTTTGCTTACATGGGTGAATACCTAACGAAACGTATACGAGAAAATATTCTCTCAAAGCTATTGACCTTTGAGGTAAGCTGGTTCGATGAAGACGAGAACTCGAGCGGATCAATTTGCTCTAGACTAGCCAAAGACGCAAACGTG GTGAGATCGCTTGTTGGTGAACGAGTGTCGTTGTTGGTACAAACTATATCAGCAGTGAGTGTAGCTTGCACACTTGGTTTGGCCATTTCTTGGAAATTATCCATTGTGATGATTGCAATACAACCAGTGGTTGTTGGATGCTTCTACACTCAACGCATTGTACTCAAAAGCATATCGAAAAAAGCCATTAAAGCACAAGATGAGAGCAGCAAACTAGCGGCAGAAGCTGTATCCAACATCCGAACCATAACAGCATTTTCGTCACAAGAACGGATCCTAAAATTACTCAAAATGGTTCAAGAAGGAccacaaagagaaaatatccGTCAATCGTGGTTAGCAGGGATTGTGCTAGCAACTTCTAGAAGTCTCATGACATGCACTTCAGCTTTGAATTACTGGTACGGTGCTAGACTTATTATTGATGGGAAGATCACGTCAAAAGCATTCTTTGAGTTGTTTATACTCTTTGTGAGTACGGGTCGGGTTATTGCGGACGCGGGAGCAATGACGATGGATCTAGCCAAGGGCTCGGATGCGGTCGGATCAGTATTTGCGGTGTTAGATCGTTACACAAACATTGAACCGGAGAAACCGGATGGTTTCGTCCCACAAAACATAAAGGGACAAATAAAGTTTGTCAATGTGGACTTTGCGTACCCAACACGCCCTGATGTGATTATATTTAAGAACTTCTCCATTGATATTGACGAGGGAAAGTCGACAGCGATAGTGGGTCCAAGCGGGTCAGGTAAATCAACTATAATCGGGTTAATCGAACGGTTTTATGACCCGTTAAAGGGTATTGTAAAGATCGATGGTCGTGATATAAGGTCTTATCATTTGAGATCACTTCGTCAACACATAGGTTTGGTTAGCCAAGAGCCAATATTATTTGCTGGGACAATCCGAGAGAACATCATGTATGGAGGAGCATCTGACAAGATTGACGAGTCAGAGATTATCGAGGCGGCCAAGGCAGCCAACGCTCATGATTTCATCGTAACATTATCGGACGGCTATGATACGTACTGTGGAGACAGAGGAGTACAACTATCTGGTGgtcaaaaacagaggatcgCGATTGCTCGTGCGGTTTTGAAGAACCCATCAGTGTTGCTTCTTGATGAAGCTACGAGCGCTCTTGACAACCAATCAGAGCGCATGGTGCAGGATGCACTCGGGCGTTTGATGGTTGGAAGGACAAGTGTTGTGATCGCTCATAGGCTTAGCACCATTCAAAACTGTGACACGATAACTGTTTTAGACAAAGGGAAAGTTGTCGAATGTGGAACACACTCTTCCTTGTTAGCTAAAGGTCCTACGGGTGTATATTTCTCTCTGGTCAGTCTCCAAAGAACTCGTTACTGA
- the ABCB22 gene encoding ABC transporter family protein (ABC transporter family protein; FUNCTIONS IN: ATPase activity, coupled to transmembrane movement of substances, nucleoside-triphosphatase activity, ATPase activity, nucleotide binding, ATP binding; INVOLVED IN: transport, transmembrane transport; LOCATED IN: plasma membrane, membrane; EXPRESSED IN: leaf; CONTAINS InterPro DOMAIN/s: ATPase, AAA+ type, core (InterPro:IPR003593), ABC transporter-like (InterPro:IPR003439), ABC transporter integral membrane type 1 (InterPro:IPR017940), ABC transporter, transmembrane domain, type 1 (InterPro:IPR011527), ABC transporter, transmembrane domain (InterPro:IPR001140), ABC transporter, conserved site (InterPro:IPR017871); BEST Arabidopsis thaliana protein match is: P-glycoprotein 18 (TAIR:AT3G28390.1); Has 825405 Blast hits to 389983 proteins in 4165 species: Archae - 14366; Bacteria - 646811; Metazoa - 17405; Fungi - 11742; Plants - 9388; Viruses - 36; Other Eukaryotes - 125657 (source: NCBI BLink).): MKSFGSVRSIFMHANSVDLVLMGLGLIGAVGDGFITPIIFFITGLLLNDIGDSSFGDKTFMHAIMKNAVALLYVAGASLVICFVGERQASRMREKYLRAVLRQDVGYFDLHVTSTSDVITSVSSDTLVIQDVLSEKLPNFLMSASAFVASYIVGFIMLWRLTIVGFPFFILLLIPGLMCGRALINISRKIREEYNEAGSIAEQAISLVRTVYAFGSERKMISKFSAALEGSVKLGLRQGIAKGIAIGSNGVTYAIWGFMTWYGSRMVMYHGAKGGTIFAVIICITYGGTSLGRGLSNLKYFSEAVVAGERIIEVIKRVPDIDSDNPRGQVLENIKGEVQFKHVKFMYSSRPETPIFDDLCLRIPSGKSVALVGGSGSGKSTVISLLQRFYDPIVGEILIDGVSIKKLQVKWLRSQMGLVSQEPALFATSIEENILFGKEDASFDEVVEAAKSSNAHDFISQFPLGYKTQVGERGVQMSGGQKQRISIARAIIKSPTLLLLDEATSALDSESERVVQEALDNATIGRTTIVIAHRLSTIRNVDVICVFKNGQIVETGSHEELMENVDGQYTSLVRLQIMENEESNDNVSVSMREGQFSNFNKDVKYSSRLSIQSRSSLFATSSIDTNLAGSIPKDKKPSFKRLMAMNKPEWKHALYGCLSAVLYGALHPIYAYASGSMVSVYFLTSHDEMKEKTRIYVLLFVGLAVLCFLISIIQQYSFAYMGEYLTKRIRENILSKLLTFEVSWFDEDENSSGSICSRLAKDANVVRSLVGERVSLLVQTISAVSVACTLGLAISWKLSIVMIAIQPVVVGCFYTQRIVLKSISKKAIKAQDESSKLAAEAVSNIRTITAFSSQERILKLLKMVQEGPQRENIRQSWLAGIVLATSRSLMTCTSALNYWYGARLIIDGKITSKAFFELFILFVSTGRVIADAGAMTMDLAKGSDAVGSVFAVLDRYTNIEPEKPDGFVPQNIKGQIKFVNVDFAYPTRPDVIIFKNFSIDIDEGKSTAIVGPSGSGKSTIIGLIERFYDPLKGIVKIDGRDIRSYHLRSLRQHIGLVSQEPILFAGTIRENIMYGGASDKIDESEIIEAAKAANAHDFIVTLSDGYDTYCGDRGVQLSGGQKQRIAIARAVLKNPSVLLLDEATSALDNQSERMVQDALGRLMVGRTSVVIAHRLSTIQNCDTITVLDKGKVVECGTHSSLLAKGPTGVYFSLVSLQRTRY; the protein is encoded by the exons aTGAAGAGTTTTGGAAGCGTAAGATCAATATTCATGCATGCGAACAGTGTGGATTTAGTGCTGATGGGATTAGGTTTAATCGGAGCCGTCGGTGATGGCTTCATCACtcctataatatttttcatcacCGGGCTGCTACTCAACGACATCGGTGATTCCTCATTCGGTGATAAAACCTTCATGCATGCCATCATGAAg AATGCCGTAGCTTTGCTTTATGTCGCTGGTGCATCTTTGGTGATATGTTTCGTTG GGGAGAGACAAGCATCAAGAATGAGAGAGAAGTACTTAAGAGCAGTGTTAAGACAAGATGTGGGTTACTTTGATCTTCATGTTACAAGCACTTCTGATGTTATCACCAGTGTCTCTAGTGACACCCTCGTGATCCAAGACGTCCTTAGTGAAAAG TTACCAAATTTTTTGATGAGTGCATCGGCGTTTGTCGCAAGCTACATCGTGGGTTTCATCATGCTGTGGAGACTAACAATAGTAGGTTTCCCGTTCTTTATCCTCCTCTTGATCCCTGGACTGATGTGCGGACGAGCCCTCATCAACATCTCGAGAAAAATACGTGAAGAGTATAATGAGGCTGGTTCTATTGCCGAGCAAGCCATCTCGTTGGTGCGAACCGTCTACGCATTTGGTAGTGAGAGGAAGATGATATCGAAATTCTCAGCTGCGCTTGAAGGCTCAGTGAAGCTAGGGTTGAGACAAGGAATAGCTAAAGGAATCGCCATTGGGAGCAATGGTGTCACTTACGCCATTTGGGGGTTCATGACTTGGTACGGAAGTCGGATGGTTATGTACCATGGAGCTAAAGGCGGTACTATCTTCGCAGTCATCATATGCATCACCTATGGTGGCAC ATCACTTGGTCGAGGTTTGTCGAATCTCAAATATTTCTCCGAGGCGGTTGTAGCAGGGGAAAGGATTATTGAAGTGATAAAAAGAGTTCCCGATATTGATTCGGACAACCCGAGAGGTCAAGTTCTTGAGAATATTAAAGGAGAAGTCCAGTTTAAGCATGTGAAGTTCATGTACTCATCAAGACCCGAGACACCAATCTTTGATGATTTATGTCTAAGAATCCCATCTGGTAAATCTGTTGCTCTGGTGGGTGGAAGCGGATCAGGAAAATCAACTGTGATATCGcttttacaaagattttatgACCCCATCGTAGGAGAGATTCTTATCGATGGTGTGTCTATTAAAAAGTTGCAAGTGAAATGGTTGAGATCACAAATGGGTCTAGTTAGCCAAGAGCCAGCACTCTTCGCCACATCGATAGAGGAGAACATATTATTTGGTAAAGAGGACGCATCCTTTGATGAAGTAGTGGAAGCTGCAAAGTCCTCAAATGCTCATGATTTCATTTCTCAGTTCCCTCTTGGTTACAAAACTCAG gtTGGGGAGAGAGGAGTGCAAATGTCAGGGGGTCAGAAGCAAAGGATTTCAATTGCACGTGCGATAATCAAATCACCGACACTTCTACTGCTAGACGAGGCAACAAGCGCATTAGATTCAGAATCCGAAAGAGTAGTCCAAGAAGCCTTAGACAATGCCACTATTGGTCGTACAACTATTGTTATTGCTCACCGCCTCTCTACTATTCGTAATGTTGATGTTATATGTGTATTCAAAAATGGTCAGATTGTAGAAACTGGATCACACGAAGAGCTCATGGAGAATGTAGATGGTCAATACACTTCTCTAGTCCGCTTACAAATCATGGAAAATGAAGAATCAAATGATAACGTTAGCGTAAGTATGCGAGAGGGTCAATTCTCAAATTTCAACAAAGACGTGAAGTATAGTTCAAGACTTTCTATTCAAAGTCGGTCTTCCCTTTTCGCAACTTCAAGCATTGATACAAATCTTGCTGGTTCAATTCCAAAGGATAAGAAGCCATCTTTTAAGAGATTGATGGCGATGAATAAACCAGAGTGGAAACATGCATTGTATGGTTGCTTAAGTGCAGTCTTGTATGGAGCCTTACACCCAATTTATGCATATGCTTCAggatcaatggtgtcagtgtATTTTCTAACGAGTCATGATGAGATGAAGGAGAAAACAAGGATCTATGTGTTGCTTTTCGTTGGTCTAGctgttttatgtttcttgatcAGTATCATTCAACAATATAGTTTTGCTTACATGGGTGAATACCTAACGAAACGTATACGAGAAAATATTCTCTCAAAGCTATTGACCTTTGAGGTAAGCTGGTTCGATGAAGACGAGAACTCGAGCGGATCAATTTGCTCTAGACTAGCCAAAGACGCAAACGTG GTGAGATCGCTTGTTGGTGAACGAGTGTCGTTGTTGGTACAAACTATATCAGCAGTGAGTGTAGCTTGCACACTTGGTTTGGCCATTTCTTGGAAATTATCCATTGTGATGATTGCAATACAACCAGTGGTTGTTGGATGCTTCTACACTCAACGCATTGTACTCAAAAGCATATCGAAAAAAGCCATTAAAGCACAAGATGAGAGCAGCAAACTAGCGGCAGAAGCTGTATCCAACATCCGAACCATAACAGCATTTTCGTCACAAGAACGGATCCTAAAATTACTCAAAATGGTTCAAGAAGGAccacaaagagaaaatatccGTCAATCGTGGTTAGCAGGGATTGTGCTAGCAACTTCTAGAAGTCTCATGACATGCACTTCAGCTTTGAATTACTGGTACGGTGCTAGACTTATTATTGATGGGAAGATCACGTCAAAAGCATTCTTTGAGTTGTTTATACTCTTTGTGAGTACGGGTCGGGTTATTGCGGACGCGGGAGCAATGACGATGGATCTAGCCAAGGGCTCGGATGCGGTCGGATCAGTATTTGCGGTGTTAGATCGTTACACAAACATTGAACCGGAGAAACCGGATGGTTTCGTCCCACAAAACATAAAGGGACAAATAAAGTTTGTCAATGTGGACTTTGCGTACCCAACACGCCCTGATGTGATTATATTTAAGAACTTCTCCATTGATATTGACGAGGGAAAGTCGACAGCGATAGTGGGTCCAAGCGGGTCAGGTAAATCAACTATAATCGGGTTAATCGAACGGTTTTATGACCCGTTAAAGGGTATTGTAAAGATCGATGGTCGTGATATAAGGTCTTATCATTTGAGATCACTTCGTCAACACATAGGTTTGGTTAGCCAAGAGCCAATATTATTTGCTGGGACAATCCGAGAGAACATCATGTATGGAGGAGCATCTGACAAGATTGACGAGTCAGAGATTATCGAGGCGGCCAAGGCAGCCAACGCTCATGATTTCATCGTAACATTATCGGACGGCTATGATACGTACTGTGGAGACAGAGGAGTACAACTATCTGGTGgtcaaaaacagaggatcgCGATTGCTCGTGCGGTTTTGAAGAACCCATCAGTGTTGCTTCTTGATGAAGCTACGAGCGCTCTTGACAACCAATCAGAGCGCATGGTGCAGGATGCACTCGGGCGTTTGATGGTTGGAAGGACAAGTGTTGTGATCGCTCATAGGCTTAGCACCATTCAAAACTGTGACACGATAACTGTTTTAGACAAAGGGAAAGTTGTCGAATGTGGAACACACTCTTCCTTGTTAGCTAAAGGTCCTACGGGTGTATATTTCTCTCTGGTCAGTCTCCAAAGAACTCGTTACTGA